GTCGAGGCCGACAACGGTTCGATCGGCGGTGCCGGCTCCCACGAGTTCCACGTCCTGGCCGAATCCGGCGAAGACGATATCGTATTCAGCAACGGCTCGGACTACGCCGCCAACATCGAGAAGGCCGAGGCCTTTCCACAGGAAAAGAGTCGCCCGGCCGCGACCGAAGAACTGCGCTTGGTCGACACCCCGAATGCCAAGACCATCGCCCAGCTGGTGGAAGGATTCGGTCTGCCGATCGAGAAAACCGTCAAGACCCTGGTGGTACATGCCGCCGAAGAAGGCAAGCTGATCGCGCTGATCGTGCGCGGCGATCACGAACTCAATGAAATCAAGGCCGCCAAGCTCGAGCAGGTCGCCAGCCCGTTGACCATGGCCAGCGAAGCCGAGCTGCGTGACGCCATCGGTGCCGGTGCAGGCTCGCTGGGCCCGCTGAACCTGCCACTGCCTTGCATCATCGACCGCTCCGTAGAGCTGATGAGCGACTTCGCCGTGGGCGCCAACATCGACGACAAGCACTACTTCGGCGTCAACTGGGAGCGTGACCTGCCGGTTCCACAGGTTGCCGACCTGCGCAATGTAGTCAGTGGCGACCCAAGTCCGGATGGCAAGGGCGTGCTGGAAATCAAGCGCGGCATCGAAGTCGGACACATCTTCCAGCTCGGCACCAAGTACAGCGAGGCGATGAAGTGCCAGGTACTGGGCGAGAACGGCAAGCCGATCGACCTGATCATGGGCTGCTACGGCATCGGTGTTTCCCGCGTAGTGGCAGCCGCCATCGAGCAGAACTACGACGACAACGGCATCATCTGGAACGACACGCTGACCCCCTTCCATATCGCCCTCGTGCCACTGCGCTACGAGACCGACGCCGTGCGCGAAGCGACCGACAAGCTGTATGCCGAACTCACCGCCGCCGGCTTCGAGGTGCTGCTTGACGACCGCGACAAGAAGACCAGCCCAGGCAACAAGTTTGCCGACATGGAACTGATCGGCATTCCGCACCGCATCGTGGTCAGCGACCGCGGCCTGGCCGACGGTAATATCGAGTACAAGAGCCGGACCGAGTCGCAGCCACAGGCCGTCGCCCTCGCCGACTTGCTGTCGTTCATCCAGGGCCGCATCAAGCGCTGAGCCGATGGCGCATCCGCCTCAGGGCGGATGCGCCACAGCAGCCCTGTGCACCCACCATATCCAGAGAGCCCATGTTCAAGCGAAGCCCCCTGAGCCTCGGCAGCGCGGCGCTATGCACCAGCCTGCTGGTCAGCGGTTGCGCCAATCACATGTCGCAACGCAGCGAGCACGAAGAGCGCGTAGAGCGCAAGCTGCTCGAGCACACCCTGCAGATCGATGTCGGCGAGCCCAAGACGCTGGAGCTGCCACAACGTCGCATCCGCATCAACGAACACAAGTCATTCGAAGTCACCGAGTTCGAAGTGACACGTCATTACGACCGTTACACCCCCTACCAGCCCTGGCGGGAGATCTACGAGATCCCGCTTGGTGCGGTCGCCGTGGTGGCCGGCGTCGGCGCCAATGTGGTGAACGTCTTCACCCTCGGCAACTTGCCAGACAGCGTGACCCACGACTGGATCAGCTATGGACTGGCAGGTCTCAACCCGTTCATGAACGCACCGTCCCACGGCCGCGCCGAACAGAATCTGGCCGGTATCGACGAAGTCCAGCAGGACAAGCGCATCGAGAAATCCACCCTGCCATGGAACGAACGCCCGGTCAGCATCAAGGCCGGCGCCTCGACCCACGAGCTGAGTACCGACCGCAATGGCGTGCTGCGCCTGAACCTGCTGGATAGCCCATTCGCCGAACAGGATCTGCGCCATATCACTCGCCTGTACATCAGCGCCGAAGACGAGCAGGACAACGCCCACGCCAGCGAGAGCCTGCCGATCAGCCGCAACCTGCGTGGCAAGCTGCTCGAAGCACACGACCTGATCTACGACGACCTGGAAGATGACGAGGTCAGCCAGTGGGTGCACCGGGTCAAGCGCCTCGCCGAACTGGGGCTGGACGAACAGGCCAGCGACCTGGAACAGAGCCTGCTGGAACTGACCCGCAATGACCCGCAGCTGCAGGACGAACTGATCAAGTCGCTGGCCCGCGATGCGGGTCGCCTGGTCGCGCCAACCGCTGCGGACGATTGAGGCTAGCTGAACAGCTCCAACTGCTCGTGTGCGCCGCGCAGATCATGCAGGCGCACCCCCACTCCCAATAGCCTTACCGGCTTGCCGCCGCGGGCGAAGGCCTGGGTCAGCAACTGCTGATAACTGGCAAGGTCCCAGCCTGCCCCCGCCTGTTCCAGGGTGGTCTGGGAAAAATCATGAAACTTGACCTTCACGAAGGGTTTTCCCGGCCGATACTGGCCATCCAGGCGGGCCATACGCTTTTCCAGCGAGTCCAGAAGCTCCGGCAGCCTGGCCAGACAGCTGGCCAGGTCGGGCAGATCGGTGTCGTAAGTGTTTTCCACGCTTACCGACTGTCGACGGCTGTCGCTCTGCACCGGCCGCTCATCGATGCCCCGTGCGAGATTCCATAGTCGCTCGCCGAAACTGCCGAACTCACGAACCAGCGCCAACTTCTGCCAACCCAACAGATCCTGGCAATTGATGATGCCGAGCCGCCCCAGTTTGTCCGCGGTCACCTTGCCTACACCATGCAGCTTGCTGACCGGCAGGCCCGAGACGAAATCCTCCACCTGGTCCGGGGTAATGACGAACAGGCCATTGGGCTTTTTCCAGTCGCTGGCGATCTTGGCCAGAAACTTGTTGGGCGCGACCCCGGCCGACACCGTGATATGCAGCTGGCTGGAGACGCGCCGGCGTATATCCTGGGCAATACGCGTGGCACTTCCGGAAAAGCGCAGCGACTCGGAAACGTCCAGGTAGGCCTCATCCAGGGAAAGCGGTTCGATCAGGTCGGTGTAATCGCGAAAGATCGCCTGGATTTCCCGCGATGCTTCCTTATAGGCATCCATCCTTGGCTTGACGATAGTCAGGTCCGGACAGAGCTTGAGTGCATGTCGTGATGACATGGCCGAGCGCACCCCGTAGGCGCGTGCTTCGTAATTGCAGGTGGCGATGACCCCGCGCCGCTCTGCCGACCCGCCGACCGCCAGGGGAATACCGGCCAGATGCGGGTGGTCGCGCATTTCTATGGCCGCGTAGAAGCAGTCGCAATCGATATGGATGATTTTGCGTTGGGCCATGCCGCAGGATCACTGAACGAGGCGCGCCAGTATCTCACTGCCCTGCGCGGGCCGAAACCTGCGAGGCGGAGGAAATGACCACCTGAGAGACGCCAGATTGCATCCGTCTACTGGAAAAGATCCGCCAAATATCCACTACGCCATCGTGCAAAACCGGTAAACAATTGAAGAAAAAGCATTTTTTCAAAAAAACCAGTTGACACGCCTCAGCAGCTCTGTAGAATTGCCACCCACAGGCGCGGGATGGAGCAGCCTGGTAGCTCGTCGGGCTCATAACCCGAAGGTCGTCGGTTCAAATCCGGCTCCCGCAACCAGTTTCAAGAAAGGCCACTCGAAAGAGTGGCTTTTTTTTGGCCTGTATTCTCTGCCCAATGGGGTCGCTCTGTTTTTTTCGCACTCAAGCTTGACAACCAGCCATTAGGCTGTAGAATGCCGCCTCACAGACGCGGGATGGAGCAGCCTGGTAGCTCGTCGGGCTCATAACCCGAAGGTCGTCGGTTCAAATCCGGCTCCCGCAACCAGCTTTACGAAAAGGCCACTTGAAAAAGTGGCCTTTTTGCATGCCTGGAAAAAAGTCGTCACGCCCTCCTCCCCTTGCTTAAAACCGAACGCAAGTCATTGATAAAAAACTGTTTAGCCTGCACACACAGAACCCCCTATGATCGCCTGGCAGGCGAATGCATCGGCCACGATAGATTTTCGTTTCACTGCCGATACGTTTATGACTAGTCTCAACAGATGTAACCGTTGATCCGGTATACCGTGACGCGCCAGCCTCGCGCCGGCTGCCAACAGTCGCCTGGCCAGCATTTTTTCTGAATCATGGCTGAACAGTTGAACCCTGCTCCATTGGCTATTCGCTCGTCAGCCGCTGACGCGCTAACATCTCGACATCTTTTTGCGTAGGGATCGGTAACTTGGCTGTAGACCTCAATCCTGTCGCGCACACTCCAGGACGTGAATGATGCGCGACAATTCGTCTGATACCTCCGAAGCCGTGACGGCTAATCACCCCATACAGTCTGCGCGACTCCGATGGCTGGAGCGGCTCAGTAAATATCGCCAGGCCATCGGGCTGGGGGTGATGCTGGTGCTGTTCGGCATGGCGCTGATCGCCTGCCGTCACATGCTCATCGAAATGGACTTCTATGCCCTGCGCGATGCGCTCTACGCCGTGCCGTTGCCTTCCCTGGGTGGCGCCCTGCTGGCGGCGATCATCGGTTACGTGGTGCTGATGGGCTACGAGTTTTCCGCAGCCCGCTATGCTGGCGTCAAGCTGCCGGCCAAGACGCTGCTGCTGGGCGGTTTCACATCGTTCGCCATCGGTAACGCCGTGGGTCTGTCGATGTTGTCCGGCGGCTCGGTGCGCTACCGTCTCTATTCACGCAACGGCATCGGTGCGATCGAAATCGCCCGCATGACCGTATTCGCCAGTCTGTCGCTGGGCTGTGCGCTGCCGCCCCTCGCGGCCATCGCCACCCTGAGCAACCTGCCGGGGGCATCCCTGGCGCTCAAGCTGCCGGTAGACGTACTTGCAAGCGTTGCCATCGCGGTCCTGGCCGTCAGCCTGATCCTCGCCGTGGCAGTGTATCGGCGCCGCCTGCCGGAGCAGGACATTCCCGATGTGCTGCTGGTCAGTGCCGGACGCCGCTCACTGCGCCTGCCCGGCCTGCGCCTGACCCTGGTGCAACTGGTCATCACCGCGCTCGACGTGGTCGCTGCCGCGCTGGTGTTGTACCTGCTGCTGCCCCAGGCACCACCGCTGGGCGCCTTCATTCTGGTCTACCTGCTGGCCCTGGCGGCCGGCGTGCTCAGCCATGTACCGGGCGGTGTCGGGGTGTTCGAGGCCGTGCTGCTGGCGGCGTTCGCCAATGAACTGGGCGCCGCGCCCCTGGCCGCCGCACTGCTGCTGTATCGCCTGATATACGTGGTGTTGCCGCTGCTGCTGGCCTGTCTGACGCTGCTGTTCACCGAAGCCAAGCGCCTGTTGTTCGCGCGCCAGGCCCTGCGGGTGGCGTCCGGGCTGGGCGCGCCGATCCTTGCCCTATTGGTGTTTCTTTCTGGTGTAGTACTGCTGTTTTCCGGCGCCACCCCAGAAATCGACACCCGCCTGGAAAACGTCGGCTTTCTGATTCCTCACCGTCTGATCGACGCTTCGCACTTCGGTGCCAGCCTGGTTGGCGTGCTGTGCCTGCTATTGGCCCAGGGCCTGCGTCGTCGCCTGTCGGCGGCCTGGGTGCTGACGGTGATCCTGCTGCTGGTCGGTGCCGTGCTGTCGATGCTCAAGGGCTTCGATTGGGAAGAGGCCTGCATGCTGGTGCTCACGGCCATACTGCTGGTCACCTTCCGCCGCTCGTTCTACCGCCCCAGCCGCCTGCTGGAGCTGCCGTTTTCGCCACTCTACGTCATCGCCAGCATGTGCGTGGTCGGTGCGTCGATCTGGCTGCTGTTGTTCGCCTACCAGGACGTGCCCTACAGCCATCAGTTGTGGTGGCAATTCACCCTGGATGCCGATGCCCCGCGCGGCCTGCGCTCGGCCCTGGGCAGCGCGGTACTGCTGTTGGTGGTGTCCTTGACCTGGCTGCTGCGCACCGCACGGCCAGGCATCAAGCTTCCCGACGCGGCCGATCTGGACAAGGCTGCCGAGATTCTCAAGGCTTCCAACCAGCCGGACGGCGGCCTGGCGCTGACCGGTGACAAGGCCATTCTGTTTCACCCGGACAACAACGCCTTCCTGATGTACTCGCACCGTGGACGCAGCCTGGTGGCGCTGTACGACCCGGTCGGCCCTGCGCAGCAGCGCGCCGAGCTGATCTGGCAGTTCCGCGATCTGTGCGACGTGCACCATGCCCGCCCGGTGTTCTACCAGGTCCGCGCAGAGAACCTGCCCTACTACATGGACATCGGCCTGACCGCGATCAAGCTGGGTGAAGAAGCACGGGTCGACCTGCGGCGCTTCGATATCGACGCCAAGGGCAAGGAGATGAAAGACCTGCGCTACACCTGGAACCGCGGCAGCCGCGACGGCCTGAGCCTGGAGATCCACGAAGCCGGCCAGGCGCCGCTCGAGGAACTGAAAGCCATCTCCGACGCCTGGCTGACCGGCAAGAACGTACGCGAGAAAGGCTTTTCCCTGGGCCGCTTCACTCCGGAATACCTGCGCTACTTCCGCGTGGCGATCATTCGCTTCCAGGACAAGCCGGTGGCCTTCGCCAACCTGCTGGAGACCTCCGGCCTGGAACTGGCCAGTCTCGACCTGATGCGCGCCCACCCGGACGCGCCGAAGTCGACCATGGAATTCATGATGATCGGCCTGATCCAGCACTACAAAGCCCAGGGCTACGCCCGCTTCAGCCTGGGCATGGTGCCGTTGTCGGGCCTGCAACCGCGGCGTGGCGCGCCGCTGACCCAGCGGCTCGGCTCGATGGTCTTCCGTCGCGGCGAGCAGCTCTACAACTTCCAGGGCCTGCGCCGTTTCAAGGACAAGTTCCAGCCTGACTGGGAGCCCCGCTACATGGCCGTGCCCGCCGGACTCGATCCGCTGGTGGCCCTGGCCGATACCGCCGCCCTGATTGCAGGCGGCCTGACTGGACTGGTGAAACGCTGATGATTCGACGTGTGTGGCGCTACGTACTCCTGGTGCTGGCGATTATTCTCATTGCAGCGCTGGGTGCGTGGTTCTGGCACCGCCCACCGACGCCTGCGACCCTGGAACATGCCAACCTGGAAGACGGCACGGCGATTACCCGGGTAACCCCCGCCAGCCGGGTCAAGACCCGCATCGCCCTGGCCGTGAGTACCAAGGACAAGCTCAGCGACAAGCAGCTGCAGGCACTGGGTACCGACGCCGGCGCCAGCGTGATTCAGGTCGAATTGCCCGCCGATGACTGCGTGTTGCAGGAAAAGGTCTTCCAGGCCGCCCTGCAGAAGCTCGACGGCCCGGCACAGGTGGTGGGCGGCATCGGCCATGGCGCAACCCTGGCGTGGCGCTGGCTGGCCACGCAGGATAACGACAAGGCCCAGGCCATTTCGGTGGGTTTCGCCCTGCAACACGTTTCCAACCCGCCTCCCGAGGTCGAGGAAGGCGAAACCCCACCACAGATCTGCGACGTCCCCCTGCCCCAGAAAGCCCCGCACGGGCACTGGCTGGCCGCCTTCAACGACGCACCGGACGATCCGAGCGCCGCATTCGTGCGCGACCAACCCAACGCAGAGACCAGCATCAGCGACTATGACATTCCGTTGCCGCAGGTGCTGAACACCGAACTGCGCCATCTGCTGCTCGGCGAGAATGACACCGGCGGTTCGGGCGTACCGACCGTCGAAGTGCCTTCCGCCCAGAGCAGCGACACCGTGACCCTGTTCCTTTCCGGCGACGGCGGCTGGCGTGACCTCGACAAAGTGGTGGCCGGCGACATGGCCAAGGTCGGCTACCCTGTGGTGGGTATCGACGTGCTGCGCTACTACTGGGAGCGCAAGTCGCCCGAGCAGACAGCGGCCGACCTGACCGAGCTGATGAACCACTATCGCCAGAAGTGGGGCTCCAAGCGCTTCATTCTCGCCGGCTACTCCTTCGGTGCCGACGTCCTGCCGGCGATCTACAACCGCATGGCTCCCGAGGACCAGGAGCGTATCGACGGCATCATCCTGCTGGCCTTCGCCCGCAGCGGCAACTTCGAAATCCACGTCGATGGCTGGCTGGGCAACGCCGGCACCGAGGCCAAGACCGGACCGGAAATGGCCAAGCTGCCCGCCAACAAGGTGCTTTGCGTATACGGCGCCGAAGAGAAGAAGGACAGCGGCTGCACCGACACCACTGCCGTGGGCGAGGTGCTGGAGCTGCCCGGCGGCCACCACTTTGACGAAAACTACCCGGCCCTGGCCAAGCGCCTGATGCACAAGATCGACCAGTGGCAGGGCAAGCCCTGAGCCACTGAACCGACATGAAAAAGCCCCGCCTAGGCGGGGCTTTTTCATGCCTCTCCCAACTAGATTTCTACCTGGGTACCCAGCTCGATCACCCGGTTGTACGGCAGCTTGAAGAAACGCAGGTTGCCGTTGGCGTTCTTGAGCATGAAGGCGAACAGCGCTTCGCGCCAGCGCGCCATGCCAACCATCTTCGACGGGATGACCGTCTCGCGGCTCAGGAAGTAGGTGGTGCGCATCGGGCTGAAATCCAGGTCCTGCAGGTGGCACAGGGTCAGCGCCTGGGGCACGTCCGGCTCGTCGATGAAGCCGAAGTGCAGGATCACCCGATAGAACCCTTCGCCGTAGGCTTCCACTTCGAAGCGCTGGCTGGCCGGCACTCGCGGGCAGTCTTCGTAGACCACCGTCAGCAGTACCACCTGCTCATGCAGCACCTGGTTGTGCAGCATGTTGTGCAGCAGTGCATGGGGTACGGCGTCCGAGCGCGCGGTGAGGAACACGGCCGTGCCCTGCACGCGATGCGGCGGCTGCACACGAATGCTGCCGATGAAGATCGGCAGCGGCAGACCCGCCTCGTCGATACGCTCGGAGAGCAACTGTCGGCCCCGCTTCCAGGTGGTCATGAGAATGAACAGCACCGCACCGGCCAATACCGGGAAAGCACCGCCCTGGACGATCTTCGGCACGTTGGCGGCGAAGAACAGGCCATCGACCAGCAGCAGGCAGATCAGCAGCGGCACTGCCAGCAGCGGCGGCCACTTCCACAGCAGCAGCATCACCGAGGAGACCAGGAAGGTGGTGCACAGCATGGTACCGGTCACGGCCACCCCGTAGGCCGAGGCCAGGGCACCGGACGACTCGAAGCCGATTACCAGCAGGATCACCCCGACCATCAGCGCCCAGTTCACCGCACCAATGTAGATCTGCCCCTGCGCGTCGCTGGAGGTGTGCTGGATGTACATGCGCGGGATATAACCCAGCTGGATGGCCTGCAGGGTCATGGAGAAGGCCCCGGAAATCACCGCCTGGGAAGCGATGATGGTCGCCAGCGTCGACAGTGCGATGAGCGGCAGCAGGGCCCAGCCCGGTGCCAGCAGGTAGAACGGGTTGCGCACCGCATCGGGGTGCTCCAGCACCAGCGCACCCTGCCCGAAGTAGTTGAGCAGCAGGGCCGGCAGCACCAGCAGGAACCAGGCGCGGGAAATCGGCTTGCGGCCGAAGTGGCCCATGTCGGCATACAGCGCTTCGGCACCGGTCAGCGCCAGCACCACTGCCCCGAGGATCGCCACGCCGATGCCGGGATGCAGGATGAAGAAGCGCACACCCCAGGCCGGATTGACCGCCTGCAGCACCTCGGGCGTATGCATGATGCCGTAGATGCCCAGTGCGCCCAGCACCAGAAACCAGGTCACCATCACCGGGCCGAACAATACCCCGATACGCGCGGTACCGTGCTTCTGGATCAGGAACAGCCCCACCAGTACCACCAGCGACATGGGCACGATCCAGCGCTCCAGGCCCTCGAAGGCCAGCTCCAGACCTTCCATGGCCGAGAGCACCGACACCGCCGGGGTGATCATGCTGTCACCATAGAACAGCGCGGCGCCGAACAGCCCGAAGGCCACCATGACCATCTGCAGCTTGGGAAACTTCGCCGAGGCGCGCCGTGCCAGTGCAGTGAGCGCCATGATGCCGCCCTCGCCCTGGTTGTCGGCGCGCAGGATGAACACCATGTATTTGAACGACACCACCCAGATCAGCGACCAGAAGATCAGCGACAGCACGCCCAGGATCGCGTCGTGATTGACTTCCACACCATAGCCGCCCTGAAACACTTCCTTGAGGGTATACAGCGGGCTGGTGCCAATGTCGCCGTACACCACCCCCACGGCGGCGACCAGCAGGCTCAAAGGCTTGGTGGCACTCCCTGTTCCAGCCTGACTACTTGCATGACTCATCGAAAACTCCCCAAAGCCGGAACCAGAGGTCCAAACAGGACTAAACAACAGGAAACAATTGAGTTTGCACAGTTTATTGACATCCGCCGTGCTCAACGCGGCGAAGCATAGCGCAGCAGTGCTCTTATTTCTTCTCCTGCCTCTGGTCATCGCGGCGCCTGATCGCTAGAATTGCGCACTTTTTGACCAGAGGCGCGACCAGCGCCCAGTCGGTGCCCGTGCCCTACGCCGAGGCGCCACCCTTTACGCCGAGGTTTGCCATGTCCACCGCCAATACGCCGACGCCCAAGGTCGGGTTCGTTTCCCTGGGTTGCCCGAAGGCACTCGTCGACTCCGAGCGCATCCTCACCCAGCTGCGCATGGAAGGCTACGAAGTCGTGCCCACCTACCAGGACGCCGACGTCGTGGTGGTGAACACCTGCGGCTTCATCGACTCGGCCAAGGCCGAATCCCTGGAAGTGATCGGCGAAGCCATTGCCGAGAACGGCAAGGTGATCGTCACCGGCTGCATGGGCGTCGACGAGAGCGTGATCCGCAACGTGCACCCCAGTGTGCTGTCGGTCACCGGCCCACAGCAGTACGAGCAGGTGGTCACCGCCGTGCACGAGGTGGTCCCGCCGAGCCACGAGCACAACCCGCTGATCGACCTGGTGCCGCCACAAGGTATCAAGCTGACCCCGCGCCACTACGCCTACCTGAAGATTTCCGAAGGCTGCAACCACAGCTGCAGCTTCTGCATCATTCCTTCGATGCGCGGCAAGCTGGTCAGCCGCCCGGTGGGCGACGTGTTGGACGAGGCGCAGCGCCTGGTCAAGGCCGGCGTCAAGGAGCTGCTGGTGATCTCCCAGGACACCAGCGCCTACGGCGTGGACGTCAAATACCGTACCGGCTTCTGGAACGGCCAGCCGGTCAAGACGCGCATGACCGAACTGTGTCAGGCGCTCAGCACCTTGGGCGTCTGGGTACGCCTGCACTACGTGTACCCTTACCCGCACGTCGACG
The Pseudomonas sp. DTU_2021_1001937_2_SI_NGA_ILE_001 DNA segment above includes these coding regions:
- a CDS encoding proline--tRNA ligase, producing MRTSQFLLATQKETPSDAVVVSHQLMLRAGMIRKLASGLYTWLPMGLRVLRKVEAIVREEMDAAGALEILMPGIQPAELWQESGRWEQYGPELMRLVDRHARDFCLGPTHEEVITDLARNELNSYKQLPINMYQIQTKFRDEIRPRFGLMRGREFVMKDAYSFHADQASLQETYDRMHQAYSNVFSRLGLKFRPVEADNGSIGGAGSHEFHVLAESGEDDIVFSNGSDYAANIEKAEAFPQEKSRPAATEELRLVDTPNAKTIAQLVEGFGLPIEKTVKTLVVHAAEEGKLIALIVRGDHELNEIKAAKLEQVASPLTMASEAELRDAIGAGAGSLGPLNLPLPCIIDRSVELMSDFAVGANIDDKHYFGVNWERDLPVPQVADLRNVVSGDPSPDGKGVLEIKRGIEVGHIFQLGTKYSEAMKCQVLGENGKPIDLIMGCYGIGVSRVVAAAIEQNYDDNGIIWNDTLTPFHIALVPLRYETDAVREATDKLYAELTAAGFEVLLDDRDKKTSPGNKFADMELIGIPHRIVVSDRGLADGNIEYKSRTESQPQAVALADLLSFIQGRIKR
- the mprF gene encoding bifunctional lysylphosphatidylglycerol flippase/synthetase MprF yields the protein MRDNSSDTSEAVTANHPIQSARLRWLERLSKYRQAIGLGVMLVLFGMALIACRHMLIEMDFYALRDALYAVPLPSLGGALLAAIIGYVVLMGYEFSAARYAGVKLPAKTLLLGGFTSFAIGNAVGLSMLSGGSVRYRLYSRNGIGAIEIARMTVFASLSLGCALPPLAAIATLSNLPGASLALKLPVDVLASVAIAVLAVSLILAVAVYRRRLPEQDIPDVLLVSAGRRSLRLPGLRLTLVQLVITALDVVAAALVLYLLLPQAPPLGAFILVYLLALAAGVLSHVPGGVGVFEAVLLAAFANELGAAPLAAALLLYRLIYVVLPLLLACLTLLFTEAKRLLFARQALRVASGLGAPILALLVFLSGVVLLFSGATPEIDTRLENVGFLIPHRLIDASHFGASLVGVLCLLLAQGLRRRLSAAWVLTVILLLVGAVLSMLKGFDWEEACMLVLTAILLVTFRRSFYRPSRLLELPFSPLYVIASMCVVGASIWLLLFAYQDVPYSHQLWWQFTLDADAPRGLRSALGSAVLLLVVSLTWLLRTARPGIKLPDAADLDKAAEILKASNQPDGGLALTGDKAILFHPDNNAFLMYSHRGRSLVALYDPVGPAQQRAELIWQFRDLCDVHHARPVFYQVRAENLPYYMDIGLTAIKLGEEARVDLRRFDIDAKGKEMKDLRYTWNRGSRDGLSLEIHEAGQAPLEELKAISDAWLTGKNVREKGFSLGRFTPEYLRYFRVAIIRFQDKPVAFANLLETSGLELASLDLMRAHPDAPKSTMEFMMIGLIQHYKAQGYARFSLGMVPLSGLQPRRGAPLTQRLGSMVFRRGEQLYNFQGLRRFKDKFQPDWEPRYMAVPAGLDPLVALADTAALIAGGLTGLVKR
- the dinB gene encoding DNA polymerase IV — protein: MAQRKIIHIDCDCFYAAIEMRDHPHLAGIPLAVGGSAERRGVIATCNYEARAYGVRSAMSSRHALKLCPDLTIVKPRMDAYKEASREIQAIFRDYTDLIEPLSLDEAYLDVSESLRFSGSATRIAQDIRRRVSSQLHITVSAGVAPNKFLAKIASDWKKPNGLFVITPDQVEDFVSGLPVSKLHGVGKVTADKLGRLGIINCQDLLGWQKLALVREFGSFGERLWNLARGIDERPVQSDSRRQSVSVENTYDTDLPDLASCLARLPELLDSLEKRMARLDGQYRPGKPFVKVKFHDFSQTTLEQAGAGWDLASYQQLLTQAFARGGKPVRLLGVGVRLHDLRGAHEQLELFS
- the rimO gene encoding 30S ribosomal protein S12 methylthiotransferase RimO — encoded protein: MSTANTPTPKVGFVSLGCPKALVDSERILTQLRMEGYEVVPTYQDADVVVVNTCGFIDSAKAESLEVIGEAIAENGKVIVTGCMGVDESVIRNVHPSVLSVTGPQQYEQVVTAVHEVVPPSHEHNPLIDLVPPQGIKLTPRHYAYLKISEGCNHSCSFCIIPSMRGKLVSRPVGDVLDEAQRLVKAGVKELLVISQDTSAYGVDVKYRTGFWNGQPVKTRMTELCQALSTLGVWVRLHYVYPYPHVDELIPLMAAGKILPYLDIPFQHASPKVLKLMKRPAFEDKTLARIKNWREQCPELIIRSTFIVGFPGETEEDFQYLLDWLTEAQLDRVGCFQYSPVEGAPANDLDVEQVPDDVKQDRWDRFMAHQQAISAARLQMKIGKEIEVLIDEVDERGAVGRCFFDAPEIDGNVYIGLEDDSPVKPGDKILCRVTDADEYDLWAEVL
- a CDS encoding potassium transporter Kup, with the protein product MSHASSQAGTGSATKPLSLLVAAVGVVYGDIGTSPLYTLKEVFQGGYGVEVNHDAILGVLSLIFWSLIWVVSFKYMVFILRADNQGEGGIMALTALARRASAKFPKLQMVMVAFGLFGAALFYGDSMITPAVSVLSAMEGLELAFEGLERWIVPMSLVVLVGLFLIQKHGTARIGVLFGPVMVTWFLVLGALGIYGIMHTPEVLQAVNPAWGVRFFILHPGIGVAILGAVVLALTGAEALYADMGHFGRKPISRAWFLLVLPALLLNYFGQGALVLEHPDAVRNPFYLLAPGWALLPLIALSTLATIIASQAVISGAFSMTLQAIQLGYIPRMYIQHTSSDAQGQIYIGAVNWALMVGVILLVIGFESSGALASAYGVAVTGTMLCTTFLVSSVMLLLWKWPPLLAVPLLICLLLVDGLFFAANVPKIVQGGAFPVLAGAVLFILMTTWKRGRQLLSERIDEAGLPLPIFIGSIRVQPPHRVQGTAVFLTARSDAVPHALLHNMLHNQVLHEQVVLLTVVYEDCPRVPASQRFEVEAYGEGFYRVILHFGFIDEPDVPQALTLCHLQDLDFSPMRTTYFLSRETVIPSKMVGMARWREALFAFMLKNANGNLRFFKLPYNRVIELGTQVEI
- a CDS encoding virulence factor family protein, with product MIRRVWRYVLLVLAIILIAALGAWFWHRPPTPATLEHANLEDGTAITRVTPASRVKTRIALAVSTKDKLSDKQLQALGTDAGASVIQVELPADDCVLQEKVFQAALQKLDGPAQVVGGIGHGATLAWRWLATQDNDKAQAISVGFALQHVSNPPPEVEEGETPPQICDVPLPQKAPHGHWLAAFNDAPDDPSAAFVRDQPNAETSISDYDIPLPQVLNTELRHLLLGENDTGGSGVPTVEVPSAQSSDTVTLFLSGDGGWRDLDKVVAGDMAKVGYPVVGIDVLRYYWERKSPEQTAADLTELMNHYRQKWGSKRFILAGYSFGADVLPAIYNRMAPEDQERIDGIILLAFARSGNFEIHVDGWLGNAGTEAKTGPEMAKLPANKVLCVYGAEEKKDSGCTDTTAVGEVLELPGGHHFDENYPALAKRLMHKIDQWQGKP